The region AGTATGACAACCTGGTGCTGTTTCCGGTCAATCCTAGAACCGTCACTAACTATCGCAAAGCTTTTCAGCCTTCACGGGCCAAATCAGATCCGGTCGATGCCCGACTGTTAGTCGAGCTAATGCGCAAGCACGGCGATAAGCTGGAAATCTGGAAACCCGGTTGTCCGCAGCATCGCGCCCTGCGGCAATGGGTCGAATCCCGGCGCATGCTGGTGGGCGAAAAGGTGAGGCTAACGAATCGGATCACCGCGTCCCTGAAGTCCTACTTTCCCCAAGTGCTGGATTGGTTTGAGGATAAGGATACCCTCGTCTTTTGTGAATTCCTGGAGCGGTTTGACGATGTCAAAGCGGCTCAAGCGGCCACCGCTGACGAGCTGACTCAGTTCTTTCGAGACCATCAGGTGGTGCGACGCAGCGCCATTAGCCGTCGCCTTCAGCAAATCCAAGCCGCTGGTCCACCGCTGACCGAGGATGAGGCCATCGTAGTCCCCGCCAAAGCGCTAACGCTGGGACTGATCGCCTTGCTCAAGGCGGTGCTGGCCCAGTTAGCTGAGTTTAACCAACGGATTGCAGAGCTGTTTGAGTCATTGCCCGATGCGGCCCTATTTCAGACCGTGCTGGGGGCAGGTCCCCAACATGGCCCCCAGATTGCTAGCCGCCTTTGGCGAAGACCGCAGCCGGTTTCCCTCGGCCCAAGCGTTCATGAGCTACATCGGCATTGCCCCAGTGAAAGAAGAAAGCGGCAAAAAGTGCTGGGTTCATTGGCGCTGGTCCTGTCCCATTTTCCTCCGCCAAACCTTTGTCGAATGGGTAGACCAGGCCCGTCGACATTCACAGTGGTCTCAGGCGTTTTACCGGCAGCAGAAGCAGGCGGGAAAGAGTCATCAAAAGGCGATTCGGGCTTTGGACTACAAATGGGGGCGCATTCTCTGGCGCTGCTGGCAGGATGGCAAACCCTACGATGAATCCACCTATTTGGAGGCATTAAGGCGAAAGAAATCGCCCCTGGTCAAGCTCTTGGGCGTCCATCCACTGCCTCAACACCCGAGTCAGTCCGATAAGCAACCCTCGCAAGCGTCTGTCAATTAACCCCAACAGGAGGTGTCATCCACCACCCCGCTTATGGATAACGGTCCAGCCAGGCCATTGGACTGCCTGCGTCACCCGCCAACCCAACCCAGAATTCTGATGGAAAGGTTTCAGAAACACGAACAAGCCCCGCATCAGAGTTGTTTCGCGTGGCTGGAACAGTCTGAAATTCAATCATCAACAGGGTTTTAAGACTTCCTATTGACCCCGTCGGACTCAGGGACTATGTTAGCTGGCGTTAACTACCTCGCAATAACTGGTCATACTCTGCATGAGTTCCGATCCAAAACCAGACAATATCCTCATTTTCTTCTACCGCCAAGGCGCGATAGTGTACTCCGATCCGTACTGACCAAAACGAGCCTACCTTTTTGAAGTGCAGCGACGGATACCGAGAATCTTGTTTAAGTAATTCATAGCATCGATCAGCCAGTTCTTGAATCTCGTTTGGTAACTGTCGATAGTGATACCAAAAGTCAGGAGTGGCGCGATATTTCACAAGTCGGTACAACGCCCTTCACGTAAATGTTGCAACGCTTGTCTAGCGAGATCATCAAGCCGACCTGCTGCGACATCCTCCTCAAACTGCCGATCCCATATTTCTGCATCAAATTCTGCAAACCAGACTCGAAAAGTGGCAAGCTCTTCCGGTGATAGTTGACTAACAGCACGTTCGATCTCTTGCAAATTACTCATAGCTTGAAGGAAGTTGACAGATGACTTTCTCTTCTCATGATAGTACTCAGAAGCTAAATCCAACTAGAGGGTGTCTTAGCAGTTGGTCAAAGCTCAATACTTTCATACAAAGCCCCCAATATGATCTAACACCTTCCTTTGCCGCCTCTATAAAAAGCTCTTGTGCTAGCCTAATCCAAAAATTTTGAGCCGATGCAATTTCTGAAAAATATGGGGACACACTAATGACGAGGATCAGAGAACATACAGATATAACGGTGCGAGTTACTTTCAGCAAAGACTTTTCACATTTTTCGACACTTGTTTGAATATACTTCACGCCGAGTCTCCTGAATATATTGACTTACAGTTTGCATACTGCACAAGAAGGAATGCCCCTTACTGGTTGCTCTCCGAGTGCTTCGTCTAGGCATAAACAAGGATGAAACGGAATTAAGTAAACAAAAAACCGCCTAGACGCTTTCAGTTCACAAATCATCTTGAAGGACGAGTGCAACGACTTCATACGGAGCCAGCTAACGGTGCTGTTCAGCGGTTGCTGTTCAAATCTAGCTTTAGCCCTGATTGCCCGTCAATCCGTTGCACCAGCATTGTTAGCTTGGGGACGCACCGATCGCCCCTCAACTACGTCTCACCGATCGCCTCCTGAGTGTTTTCGGAACTACTGATCGCCCCTCGCGACTGCTGGGCGCTTTCGCTACCACAGATAAACTTGAACGACTGCCGTAACTGACAATCTTCTGGGTGCTTTCGGACGAACAGGCAACCCTGAAGAACTAGTGCAAAGACCCGATGCGGAGCCAGCTAACGGCAAAGTTGTGCGGCGGTAGACAAGCTTGAACGCTCACCGACAGCCTTTGTGCCGTCCGCCACCAACGCAGTGTTAGGTGTCTTGCATACGCTTCAGAATCTCGTCTAATGTTAAGTCTTTGAAGAAACTTTCGCGCTCTTCTGTATAGTTGCCATACCCGATTGAAAACTGATTTAAAAAGCGCACCGTACTTGCGATGCCAATTTCTTTAGATAGCACTTGAATTGCTTGCTGAGTAATTTCATTCAGGGACTTCGTTTGACTGCTCATTGCGATAGCTCCGTAATCAGTTCAAAAGGAGAAACAACTTTGGTCTGCCAAGTATCGACTTCCTTAGCCCGTCTTAAAAATCTGTCATCGCATGTGCAGAAATAATCTACTTCTGCCTCAACTGAAAAAGCCAAATGCAATGCATCGAGTGGTTTGATACCTGAGTTGACAAAAACTTGCGCTCGTTCTTCGATTTGTTTATTAGGTTGAAGAAATAAGTTTGCCTTCGATAACACCTCTAAAACATACGCTTTTCTTGGAGAGAGCGTAATTTGTTCAGCTTCAAACATCAAGGCTTGTGAAGACACTAACTCGAACTGTCCGGCTTCCCATAGTGCAATAAGATTGAGAATAGCTTCAGCTTCAACAGCGACTCGAATTTGCGTCTTGGTATCAAGTGGGCGTTGCAAACTGCACATATCAAAATAAATCCTCATAATACAAACTTGCAACACCCTCTCAAACCAAAAGCTCTAACTTATGAATTGCCTTATATATAGGCTACCAAATTATAGGAATAGCTTGGTAGTCAAAGTATTTCCCAAATCAACCTCCTGGGCATTTGCCTCTGCTCACACCAAAAGACTGAACTCCGCACACCCCAAAACCCGCATCCACCTCGGTATAAGCTTTTACACTCCTTTTCACACCTGATTGGCAAGTGACACACCACCAAATTTTCTTGATTGGGAATAGTCCCTCTTGCGTTTCTTCCTCTACATCTCCAGTTTCTTGAGAAGATTCTTGAATACGATTATCAATCTCCTCCCTTGAGAATTGGGACGATAGCGTGACTGATCCTGTCTCTTCATCGACAGTAACCGTGTACTGTACTTCCCTCGTAGGCTGGGGTTCCTGACTGTAGCTCATGCTTTACTCCTGGTTGACACCTAACGGCTCAAATCAGCGGCGGCAATTAACTTATGCTACATACTTTGAACCTTGATACCGTCCGCTGCACCAGGGTTGTTAGGCAGGCATCGGACGGCACCAATATCAATCATATCTAGTTAACAGGGGCGCTGAGAGATCATTTGATATCACCTTAGATAATGTCTTTGATTTTTCCCATTAGCGACTCTGTGAACTTACCCCAATCACTTCGCAAATCCGTAAAGTGTTCACGTGGATTCTCATCCATAGACTCAGCTTTACCATAAGCAATGATTAAGAGAGTTAGAGCTTCAATTGAGCGTCTAGCAGCCTTAGCTGCCTCATCACCAGAGATACTACCTGGTAGAGCAGTTGCAATACTCCTAAGCGGCTCCCACATTTCACGGTAGAAGCGGTGCCGCGTATTAAGACGAATAATAACCTGTCCATCAATGTGTTGCGTGTCTATCAGAATGTTGCCTGGAAAATCTACAGATTCGAGGACAAATGGCAAATCTTTAATTGCCTTCTGATACTCTTCCTGTTTCTCTTTGTTGTCACCAACAATATCTTTCGCTAGATCTGCGAGAACTTTTTCTTTTTCTTCTTCTGGAATCGACGTTTTTACACGACTCTTTGGCAGAGTGCGATTAGCATCCTTAGCTGCTTCAAGAATAGGTTGATGTTCTCCCAAGCTTTCATTCGATTCTTGCGAAACCTGCCCCCAAATATCATCCAGAAGATTCCGAGCTTCCGTAACATGCTTTTTAAGGAGTTCTCGAATCTGAGTTCTCAATTCATCATAAGGTTCCACGCCACGTTTGACATTACGAACGCCAAAATAAGAATCTAACTCAGGCGAAAATGAGACCTCAATACCAATGAAGCGATCAGGATCTTGCACCCCTCTAGGGAAAATTCGAGGGACATTCGTATAGTTGATTTCGCGATTAAGACGAATAAAGCTGATAGCGCCTGCATTGTCTGGCAAGCGAAGTTTCTCAGCCAAATCATCTCCACCCATACCACGCCGACGAATTACCTCTTTTGGATAAAGAGTAACTGTCAGTGTACAACTAGAATTTCCGACTTTTATGACTTCCCTAGCAATTCTTTTAGCTGTAAAGCTTTTCTGAGAGGGAGGAGGTAAAGGAAGAGAATCTTCTCTCCCATTTTTTCCTTCTCTTTTTCTTAGTCGAGCATAGTATTTAGACAACTCCTGATCAGCCCAAGTTCCTTCCATTAGATACAAAGGGTCATGAGGTAAAAGCTGAGTGTCTTCAATTGCAATTGAAATCCCATCATTTAGGAAGTAACGAAACATTCGTGCTAATTCATGTTGGACTTCAGCTTTTAGAGCTTGTGCATCAGGAGCTTTTCGACCTTCCTCCAGACGATCAACCTTTGACCAAACCACAACGGTACCAGAAGCATCAGGTATATACGCTGAAATATCTTTAGGTAGAGGTTGAGTATCAGGAAAATCAATCCCAACAGGTTCACCATTTTGTTCTTGCTTTAGTGCTTCTTCCAAATCAAACCAGACGTGATACCAAGGAGAATCCTGTGTAGTGCGACTCCAAACATCAAGCCTTTGCCCGTAGTTGAATGCAGCAAGCTTTGCACCTACTCCATATTTCCCAATTGTGTCAGTTCGCATATAGCGAGTTGAATATCCAACTTGGGGATAACGTTGTAGCGTTTGAAGATCCATGCCATCACCGTCATCAATGACCGTAATGCGATGAATATGCTTCTTGCCAGACTTTGTTTGTGACTCTTCAAAGTGCAAGGTAATATTATTTGCGTTAGCCTCTAAGCTGTTGTCAATTACCTCCCCAAGTGCAGCAGGTAAACTGTAACCAGAATCACGAAGTGATTGCAAAGCATGCCCTGTTAAAACAACAGGAATTTTTTCATTCAATTCTTTTTGAAATGTCATAGTTTTTCCTTACTTACAAAAAGATAGTTGATAGCTCAGTGGTCTACCCCAAAATTCCCAACTTTGATAAAACATGCTTAATCGCCTTTGAATCATTAGGGGTACAGAATGGACAGCGTTGAGAAAAACCCTGGGGCTTTGCTGGGTGAATGCAGTTCAGAAAACGCTGGAATTTATCTCTCTGAAGTCGATGAAACCAGTATGCTTCTAGATAGAAAGCACGGTGCGAATTCCTGCAAATCTCGTAGGTAAAATAAGAGGCATATCTTAAGTAAGGGTGATATGCAAGACGAGTACGGAGACAGGTATCTGATCTGCCAATATAGATTCCTTCACCTTCAAAAAGAAGAAGGTAAACTCCAGCAACGTCATCTGGAACGAGTGCTCGAACTGTTTCCGGGTTAAACCGAAAGGCAAATCTTCCAAGAGGAAGGAGTTGTAATACAAAATCACTGCAAAGCATTATGCAACCTCTTGAGCATCAAGATAAGCCTGCACAATTTGACGCACTTTTTGGCGTAACCTGATTGCAGTACGGTGAGAAATACCATAGGCTTTAGCAGTGCTTGCAACACTTTTGCCGTCAAGCATATCAGTGAAACACTGGTTTAACTGCTTCCCAGACTTGGACAGCATCAACCGCAACTGAGACTCCAGTTCTGAAGAGGCATAGGGTGTAGTATCCTCAGCCCATGCGGGAGTAGCCGAAGCCACTTTTTGCCAAAGACGGTGCTGACGTGCCTTTGTCCGTTTAAGGCTGAACCTTGCATTTCTTATTAGGTCGTAGCGAAAAAACTTTAAGTTTTGCTCTGAGTTCCGAGAATTGATGGCTAAAGAGATTGCATGTTCGGCAACCTCTGCTTCTAAGGAACCAGGGGTGAGATGCTGAAGGCTCTGCTGTAGTTCAAGTACGACACACCAACGCTTATCGAGCGGATTACACATATTTTTCTCCTTATTAGTACTCCGCCGCCCCTATACCGAGTGCAGCTTTGTCTGTCTTCATTTTATACGGCACCAGAATGAAGCGTCATGTGCCAAATCTTTTTTCGGCAGTGCTGAATACAAATATGATTTACCCACCCTGCGGGAAGCAAGCTACATCCCCAGCCCTTCTCCCTAGATACAAGGGAGTTAAGTAGATGGACATTAATAAACATAAAACCCAAATTTGGTCTATCTACTTAGAACTCCTGTTCCCTCGCCCTTTGCGGGAGGGTTAGGGTGTAGCTTGCTTCTGCGGAGCAGTGGGCGGATTCGAGCATTCATATCTTCATTCAGCAATGCCCTTTTTTCTAGGTAATCCCTCCCGCGTCAAGATTGATGACGGGCTGCCTAACGGCTAAGGTCAGCGGTTGCCGATCGCCCCCAACACGGCAACGATCGCCCGTCAATCCGTTGCAACAGCATTGTTAGCTCGGGGACGCACTGATCGCCACCCTAACCTCGCCTCACCGATCGCCTCCTGAGTGTTTTCGGAACTACCGATCGCCCCTCGCGACTGCTGGGCGCTTTCGCTACCACAGATAACCCTCAAACCACTGCCTCAACCGACCATTTCCTGGGTGCTTTCGGGCTGACCGATAACCTGGAAGGACAAGTGCAAAGTCTCGATGCGGAGCCAGCTAACGTTCCGCTTCAGCGGCGGCTAGCAACTTTGTCTCTCCACCAAGATTTCCCAACCGTCCGCTGCAAGGGGATTGTTGGACTGCATTTGCGACAATCTAACAATACGATCTCAGCCTATGCTTCCTAACCAAATCAACCACCATTTTGCTGCCTGACCTGCTGCAACAACTCCTGAATCGATAACACAGGGATAGGCGAACTCAAAAACCCTTGAGCATCACGGGTCACAATCGCTTCTAAACCTTGAGCAACCGCACCAAAGATCTGAACAGCGTCTTCAAAATCAGCTAAACCAGAATTAAAGGCTGATTCCAAAACGGCTCGATCGATCGCACAAATCATCATAGCAATCAATATTTCTGAGACTGCTTGCCGCGCTTGATCAATACTACGGGTATGCCTGCGTGAGATGTAGAAAATATCCGTAAGTGTTGTCGCTGTAACATAGCCAACAACCTCGCCCACATCGATTGCTTGAAACAGCAGTTCCGCCTCCTGAGAAAAAGGTTCTCGTTGCAACAAAAAATCCAGAATAATATTGGTATCAATTAAAACCCTCACTACAGATATTTCTCCACCCGTCGCTCTTCTAACATCACAGCCACTTCTTCATCTGTCGGTGCAGGTTGTTCTGTTTTTAGGAGACCTCGCATTCGTCTAATCGCGCTGGAGCGTTCATGTGGGGAAACTGAAATACCTTGCAGTGACTCAACAATAGCACTCACAAGTGCAAGGCGATCGCTCACCGACAATCTGACAGCCTGCTCTTTAAGTTCTCTGAAAGACATAGGGCTACTTCATCCAATACATACACTTTATGATGACAATTATCCTACAAATCACCTTGCGATCGCTTGTCTTGCGCTTAGTAGAAGAGCTTAAGCAACTGCCTCAACTGTCTTGACGAGTGGCATTTCTAGCGTTCACTTCTTTTTCTCTGAAGCAGATTTCCCCCAGGTTTGATGCCCTTCTAACCAAATCTCCATCACTCGATCTGAGAATTGCCGAATTTTCTCTCCTTCTTCTACAGGGATTACGCAGTTGGATTGAGGATGAAACGAGGAGCCGCTAAAAAGGAGCGAATGGCATCCCGGACGATCGCCGCTTTCGCTTCGTACCAACTGATACCTGTCGTCCACATGTGCACCTCTAAGCGCAGGAAAGCGCGAATGGCTAAACCCACATGATTGCGCTGG is a window of Leptolyngbyaceae cyanobacterium JSC-12 DNA encoding:
- a CDS encoding Transposase (IMG reference gene:2510097187~PFAM: Transposase), producing MTLETATPPPILASAPTPRAIPTDYVTYIGIDWADRKHDIALYDCATKHWEEDTLPHQPQAILDWVNQLRERYGQGLIAVALEQKRGSLLYALCQYDNLVLFPVNPRTVTNYRKAFQPSRAKSDPVDARLLVELMRKHGDKLEIWKPGCPQHRALRQWVESRRMLVGEKVRLTNRITASLKSYFPQVLDWFEDKDTLVFCEFLERFDDVKAAQAATADELTQFFRDHQVVRRSAISRRLQQIQAAGPPLTEDEAIVVPAKALTLGLIALLKAVLAQLAEFNQRIAELFESLPDAALFQTVLGAGPQHGPQIASRLWRRPQPVSLGPSVHELHRHCPSERRKRQKVLGSLALVLSHFPPPNLCRMGRPGPSTFTVVSGVLPAAEAGGKESSKGDSGFGLQMGAHSLALLAGWQTLR
- a CDS encoding hypothetical protein (IMG reference gene:2510097188); the protein is MKYRATPDFWYHYRQLPNEIQELADRCYELLKQDSRYPSLHFKKVGSFWSVRIGVHYRALAVEENEDIVWFWIGTHAEYDQLLRGS
- a CDS encoding hypothetical protein (IMG reference gene:2510097189), which produces MSNLQEIERAVSQLSPEELATFRVWFAEFDAEIWDRQFEEDVAAGRLDDLARQALQHLREGRCTDL
- a CDS encoding hypothetical protein (IMG reference gene:2510097190) gives rise to the protein MKYIQTSVEKCEKSLLKVTRTVISVCSLILVISVSPYFSEIASAQNFWIRLAQELFIEAAKEGVRSYWGLCMKVLSFDQLLRHPLVGFSF
- a CDS encoding hypothetical protein (IMG reference gene:2510097191) yields the protein MSSQTKSLNEITQQAIQVLSKEIGIASTVRFLNQFSIGYGNYTEERESFFKDLTLDEILKRMQDT
- a CDS encoding putative nucleic acid-binding protein (IMG reference gene:2510097192~manually curated), producing the protein MRIYFDMCSLQRPLDTKTQIRVAVEAEAILNLIALWEAGQFELVSSQALMFEAEQITLSPRKAYVLEVLSKANLFLQPNKQIEERAQVFVNSGIKPLDALHLAFSVEAEVDYFCTCDDRFLRRAKEVDTWQTKVVSPFELITELSQ
- a CDS encoding hypothetical protein (IMG reference gene:2510097193), producing the protein MSYSQEPQPTREVQYTVTVDEETGSVTLSSQFSREEIDNRIQESSQETGDVEEETQEGLFPIKKIWWCVTCQSGVKRSVKAYTEVDAGFGVCGVQSFGVSRGKCPGG
- a CDS encoding DNA mismatch repair enzyme (predicted ATPase) (IMG reference gene:2510097194~PFAM: Histidine kinase-, DNA gyrase B-, and HSP90-like ATPase), encoding MTFQKELNEKIPVVLTGHALQSLRDSGYSLPAALGEVIDNSLEANANNITLHFEESQTKSGKKHIHRITVIDDGDGMDLQTLQRYPQVGYSTRYMRTDTIGKYGVGAKLAAFNYGQRLDVWSRTTQDSPWYHVWFDLEEALKQEQNGEPVGIDFPDTQPLPKDISAYIPDASGTVVVWSKVDRLEEGRKAPDAQALKAEVQHELARMFRYFLNDGISIAIEDTQLLPHDPLYLMEGTWADQELSKYYARLRKREGKNGREDSLPLPPPSQKSFTAKRIAREVIKVGNSSCTLTVTLYPKEVIRRRGMGGDDLAEKLRLPDNAGAISFIRLNREINYTNVPRIFPRGVQDPDRFIGIEVSFSPELDSYFGVRNVKRGVEPYDELRTQIRELLKKHVTEARNLLDDIWGQVSQESNESLGEHQPILEAAKDANRTLPKSRVKTSIPEEEKEKVLADLAKDIVGDNKEKQEEYQKAIKDLPFVLESVDFPGNILIDTQHIDGQVIIRLNTRHRFYREMWEPLRSIATALPGSISGDEAAKAARRSIEALTLLIIAYGKAESMDENPREHFTDLRSDWGKFTESLMGKIKDII
- a CDS encoding hypothetical protein (IMG reference gene:2510097195); its protein translation is MLCSDFVLQLLPLGRFAFRFNPETVRALVPDDVAGVYLLLFEGEGIYIGRSDTCLRTRLAYHPYLRYASYFTYEICRNSHRAFYLEAYWFHRLQRDKFQRFLNCIHPAKPQGFSQRCPFCTPNDSKAIKHVLSKLGILG
- a CDS encoding hypothetical protein (IMG reference gene:2510097196), coding for MCNPLDKRWCVVLELQQSLQHLTPGSLEAEVAEHAISLAINSRNSEQNLKFFRYDLIRNARFSLKRTKARQHRLWQKVASATPAWAEDTTPYASSELESQLRLMLSKSGKQLNQCFTDMLDGKSVASTAKAYGISHRTAIRLRQKVRQIVQAYLDAQEVA
- a CDS encoding putative nucleic acid-binding protein (IMG reference gene:2510097197) — translated: MRVLIDTNIILDFLLQREPFSQEAELLFQAIDVGEVVGYVTATTLTDIFYISRRHTRSIDQARQAVSEILIAMMICAIDRAVLESAFNSGLADFEDAVQIFGAVAQGLEAIVTRDAQGFLSSPIPVLSIQELLQQVRQQNGG
- a CDS encoding hypothetical protein (IMG reference gene:2510097198) is translated as MSFRELKEQAVRLSVSDRLALVSAIVESLQGISVSPHERSSAIRRMRGLLKTEQPAPTDEEVAVMLEERRVEKYL